The genomic interval CAACCGATTATACAACATTTAGAGGGAGCAAAGGTCGATACCGAAAAGACAAAGGCCCACCATTAGGCGGGCATATTTAACTGCCGATCCTCCCATAGCCATCAGAGTGGGCGACAATAGTATCGCCAGACAGCACTATGTGTCAGGATATATGTCGCGTCTCCCTGAGGTGGTAGAGTAATAGATCAAGGGGGTGCGATAGATGATACGCTACAGCCAGGAGTTTAAAGAATCGGCAATTCGGAAGATATTGCCTCCGGAGAACAGGTCGATATCGGAACTCTCAGAAGAGACGGGAGTAACGAAAACCACGCTCCGCAAATGGAAAAAAGAGGCCCAAGTCGTAGGAGCAGCAGCCCCGTGTAACGAAGCGCAGATAAGTCGCTGGAATGGGGAGGATAGGCTCCAGATCGTATTGGAGACATACGGTCTCAACGAGTCTGAGCGTAGCGAATATTGTCGTTCTAAAGGCCTATACCCGGAGGACATCAAGGCATGGCGTAACGCCTGTATCAAGGCCGCGGTAGGACAGGCGATTGGTTACGATAAAAGCCAACAAGAGGCCGGTGTATCGAAGAAAAAGTACCAGGAGCTTGAAAAGGAGCTCCGTCGCAAGGAAAAGGCTTTGGCAGAAGCGGCAGCCCTTCTGGTATTCAGAAAAAAAGCCCAGGCGATCTGGGGGGACGAAGAGGAAGAATGATCAGGGCCTCGGATCGCCGTAAAGCAGTTGAGCTGATCAAAG from Dethiosulfovibrio salsuginis carries:
- a CDS encoding transposase — its product is MIRYSQEFKESAIRKILPPENRSISELSEETGVTKTTLRKWKKEAQVVGAAAPCNEAQISRWNGEDRLQIVLETYGLNESERSEYCRSKGLYPEDIKAWRNACIKAAVGQAIGYDKSQQEAGVSKKKYQELEKELRRKEKALAEAAALLVFRKKAQAIWGDEEEE